In Flavobacterium sp. CBA20B-1, one DNA window encodes the following:
- a CDS encoding CinA family protein — protein sequence MTEISILKCSALIAEKNLKIAFAESATVGALSVAFGLTPYAGSIFLGSIVCYDADEKQALLKIPKDLIDSFTPESSPVTYEMALSTKKLFKKADIIVAVTGLTKAGGSETEEKPVGTIFLSFIFEDRSVQLREIFEGNSHQIVQQTLAKVAEVIMDYLSKK from the coding sequence ATGACTGAAATAAGCATTTTAAAATGCAGTGCTTTAATAGCCGAAAAAAACTTAAAAATTGCTTTTGCAGAAAGTGCTACCGTTGGGGCACTTTCTGTTGCTTTTGGTTTAACTCCTTATGCGGGTTCTATTTTCTTGGGCAGTATTGTGTGCTATGATGCAGACGAAAAGCAAGCGCTTTTAAAAATTCCTAAAGATTTAATTGACAGCTTTACGCCGGAATCAAGCCCGGTGACTTATGAAATGGCTTTAAGTACAAAAAAGCTGTTTAAAAAAGCTGATATTATAGTTGCCGTTACCGGATTAACCAAGGCTGGCGGCAGCGAAACAGAAGAAAAACCCGTAGGGACTATTTTTTTGAGTTTTATTTTTGAAGATCGATCTGTGCAATTAAGAGAAATTTTTGAAGGAAATTCGCATCAAATTGTACAACAAACTTTAGCAAAAGTGGCTGAAGTAATTATGGATTATCTCTCAAAAAAATAA
- a CDS encoding SDR family oxidoreductase → MKKEENKLRSFPKPPFDEPRQNAPASEQDMELKPDHGEQSYEGYNRMQDKCVVITGGDSGIGKATAIAFAREGADVVISYLSDMEDEDAKDTAEWIRKAGRKALLFKGDITKKEICQMLVEVTIKEFKKIDVLINNAAFQMGRETIDAISTEEWQLTFNTNVLAMFHLCQLSIPHMPKGSSIINTTSVNAYQPNPTLLPYAATKAAIQNYTANLNQMLIEQKKDIRVNAVAPGPVWTPLIPSTLIDYKDFGDDTALKRPGQPSEIAPIYVFLATKEASYIGGATIPATGGKIAY, encoded by the coding sequence ATGAAAAAAGAAGAAAACAAACTTAGATCGTTTCCCAAACCGCCGTTTGATGAACCCAGACAAAATGCCCCTGCATCGGAACAAGATATGGAATTGAAACCCGATCATGGAGAGCAGTCTTATGAAGGATACAACCGCATGCAGGATAAATGTGTGGTAATAACTGGTGGCGACTCTGGAATTGGAAAGGCAACTGCGATTGCATTTGCCCGTGAAGGTGCGGATGTGGTGATTTCCTACCTAAGCGATATGGAAGATGAAGACGCCAAGGATACCGCAGAATGGATTCGGAAAGCGGGTAGAAAAGCGTTGCTGTTTAAGGGCGATATCACCAAAAAAGAAATTTGCCAGATGCTTGTTGAAGTCACTATAAAAGAATTTAAAAAGATTGATGTGTTGATTAACAATGCCGCTTTTCAAATGGGGCGCGAAACCATCGATGCCATTTCAACAGAAGAATGGCAATTAACCTTCAACACCAATGTGTTGGCAATGTTTCATTTATGCCAATTAAGTATTCCACACATGCCCAAAGGCAGTAGCATTATCAACACCACATCGGTAAACGCATACCAACCAAATCCTACGCTTTTGCCCTATGCTGCTACCAAGGCTGCCATACAGAACTACACTGCAAATTTAAACCAAATGCTTATTGAGCAAAAAAAAGACATACGCGTGAATGCCGTGGCGCCCGGACCTGTTTGGACGCCTCTTATTCCGAGTACGCTAATTGATTATAAAGATTTTGGTGATGACACCGCTCTAAAAAGACCAGGTCAGCCAAGCGAAATTGCTCCAATCTATGTGTTTTTGGCAACAAAAGAAGCTTCTTATATTGGCGGTGCTACTATTCCGGCAACAGGTGGTAAAATTGCTTACTAA
- a CDS encoding SDR family oxidoreductase: MKNELQNNHHSSTTSLNEMNSFMKITPKYTTESYNGTEKLLNKCAVVTASCNGVGKAVAIAFAKEGADVALIYNHQQYEKELKSVVKLIEKMGRKVWLFKAFTFDEYKCKRLFENISKKVKNIDILVNTFSISNKNDTEGGHYLLRKNDTLKIQSLFTLGKIAPDFMAKDGVIINSATLCAYAQPDQLIFYAALKAAIKTYTHEMNRMFSVAQKKLRINGITTGFIWSESLPNVLPSYNNLPSNIHSVTPMHPYEVAPLYVFVASAASHPIAGETLDAGGKMYKL; the protein is encoded by the coding sequence ATGAAAAACGAGTTACAAAACAATCATCATTCATCAACAACATCTCTAAATGAAATGAATTCATTTATGAAGATTACCCCAAAATATACCACTGAATCCTATAATGGAACCGAAAAATTACTTAACAAATGTGCAGTAGTAACCGCCAGCTGCAATGGTGTGGGCAAGGCTGTTGCAATTGCTTTTGCAAAAGAAGGTGCAGATGTGGCACTTATTTACAACCACCAGCAATACGAAAAAGAGCTGAAAAGTGTAGTAAAGCTCATTGAAAAAATGGGAAGAAAGGTATGGCTTTTTAAAGCGTTTACATTTGATGAATATAAATGCAAACGCTTGTTTGAAAACATATCTAAAAAAGTAAAAAACATTGATATCCTGGTAAACACTTTTTCTATATCCAATAAAAACGATACGGAAGGTGGTCATTATTTATTACGAAAAAACGATACCTTAAAAATTCAATCGCTTTTTACTTTAGGAAAAATTGCACCCGATTTTATGGCAAAAGATGGTGTCATTATAAACTCTGCCACTTTGTGTGCCTATGCACAGCCGGATCAACTTATCTTTTATGCGGCTTTAAAAGCAGCCATAAAAACCTATACACACGAAATGAACAGAATGTTTTCGGTGGCACAAAAAAAATTGCGCATTAATGGAATTACAACTGGTTTTATATGGTCAGAATCACTGCCCAATGTTTTGCCATCATACAACAACTTACCGTCTAATATTCACTCTGTAACGCCGATGCATCCTTATGAAGTTGCTCCACTATATGTTTTTGTAGCTTCAGCAGCTTCTCATCCAATTGCAGGTGAAACATTGGATGCCGGTGGAAAAATGTATAAACTTTAA
- a CDS encoding KGG domain-containing protein — protein sequence MSAIHEEIYQLGYEHGYEDGSEDEDYDDDFSDYEDDFNQGQMNDWDDDDYDDEDYDDEDYDDDDYDDDDYFEEEHPRDSQGRFSSKGRSSNRSSSGRGSSRSGRGSSSNRGNSSSNSRRSSSNSRSGSGSSNRSSSSNSGRGSSNSSRSNSGSSRGSSSNRSNSGRGSNNSSGDTSKRGFASMSKAQRSRIARMGGKASGRSRSGFGGRRNN from the coding sequence ATGAGTGCAATTCACGAAGAAATTTATCAATTAGGCTACGAACACGGCTATGAAGATGGCTCAGAAGACGAAGACTACGATGATGATTTTTCAGATTATGAAGATGATTTCAATCAAGGACAAATGAATGATTGGGATGATGATGATTATGACGATGAAGATTACGACGATGAGGATTATGACGACGATGACTACGACGACGATGACTACTTCGAAGAAGAACATCCAAGAGATTCTCAAGGACGATTTTCATCAAAAGGAAGATCAAGCAATCGATCAAGCAGTGGGCGAGGAAGCTCAAGAAGCGGTCGTGGATCTTCTTCTAACCGAGGAAATAGCTCGTCGAACTCAAGACGTTCAAGTTCTAACTCACGCTCAGGAAGTGGTAGTTCTAACAGAAGTTCTTCATCTAATTCAGGACGCGGTAGTTCCAATTCAAGTCGAAGCAATTCAGGATCAAGCCGTGGAAGTTCATCTAACAGAAGCAACTCGGGTCGTGGATCAAATAACAGCTCAGGCGATACTTCGAAACGCGGATTTGCATCAATGAGCAAAGCACAGCGATCAAGAATTGCGCGTATGGGTGGAAAAGCCTCTGGAAGAAGCCGTTCAGGATTTGGCGGACGCAGAAATAATTAA
- a CDS encoding YciE/YciF ferroxidase family protein, which yields MSQKDLKEKTIDKSAPSKSEDSKTIPVEEPKNTSKSAEKSTNDTTDSKDTDNNTKKNQSMEDKNSNSELKTFFVEALQDIYYAEAAIEQSLAKIKNKATCEELQEALEDHELVTKKQILRLEKVFKLLGKEAKKKKCDAIDGILKEVDEMVKNTEDGSMTRDVAIIIGAQKVEHYEIATYGGLAQIAITLGYEKVADLLEATLDEEEDTDYLLTEIAEEHVNFEAAEE from the coding sequence ATGAGTCAGAAAGATCTAAAAGAAAAAACTATTGATAAATCTGCACCTTCAAAAAGTGAAGATTCTAAAACAATACCTGTTGAAGAACCAAAGAACACCTCAAAATCTGCCGAAAAATCTACAAACGATACGACAGATTCAAAGGATACCGACAATAACACTAAAAAAAATCAATCAATGGAAGATAAAAATAGCAACTCGGAACTTAAAACTTTTTTTGTTGAAGCTTTGCAGGATATCTATTATGCCGAAGCAGCTATTGAGCAGTCGCTTGCAAAAATAAAAAATAAGGCAACCTGCGAAGAACTTCAAGAAGCTTTAGAAGACCATGAATTGGTAACTAAAAAGCAAATTCTGCGTTTGGAAAAAGTATTTAAACTTTTGGGAAAAGAAGCCAAAAAGAAAAAATGCGACGCAATTGATGGTATTTTGAAAGAAGTGGATGAAATGGTGAAAAATACCGAAGACGGTTCCATGACACGCGATGTAGCAATTATTATTGGTGCTCAAAAAGTAGAGCATTATGAAATTGCAACTTACGGTGGTTTGGCGCAAATAGCCATAACTTTAGGATATGAAAAAGTAGCCGATTTACTGGAAGCAACTTTGGATGAAGAAGAGGATACCGATTATTTACTGACCGAAATTGCTGAAGAACACGTGAATTTCGAAGCAGCGGAAGAGTAA
- a CDS encoding response regulator produces the protein MKTRIAIIEDNNFLIKSVKDKLSLFEDIQLSFTANDGVQCMEKLQTDKRTDLILMDIEMPRKNGIETTALVKQKYPQIKIIMLTVFDDDENIFNAIQAGADGYLLKETPPKELYDAIVQTLEGGAVMTPSIAMKTLKLLRNPLITLPENQEEITLTARETEVLEQLSKGLPYTAIAENLFISPATVRRHTENIYQKLQVHSKMEAVEMAKKNRLI, from the coding sequence ATGAAGACAAGAATTGCCATCATCGAAGACAATAATTTTCTTATCAAAAGCGTGAAAGATAAATTGTCACTTTTTGAAGATATACAACTTTCCTTCACTGCAAATGACGGCGTGCAATGTATGGAAAAATTGCAGACCGATAAACGCACCGACCTCATTCTGATGGATATCGAAATGCCTCGTAAAAACGGTATTGAAACTACAGCCTTGGTCAAACAAAAATATCCTCAGATCAAAATCATTATGCTGACGGTTTTTGACGATGACGAAAATATTTTCAATGCCATACAAGCCGGAGCCGATGGTTATTTGCTAAAAGAAACACCACCAAAAGAACTCTACGATGCCATTGTGCAAACTTTGGAAGGCGGTGCGGTAATGACGCCGTCCATTGCAATGAAGACTTTGAAGTTGCTACGAAATCCACTAATTACGCTACCCGAAAATCAAGAGGAGATTACGCTGACTGCACGCGAAACCGAAGTATTGGAGCAGCTTTCCAAAGGATTGCCTTACACAGCCATTGCCGAAAATTTATTCATTTCGCCGGCCACAGTAAGAAGGCACACCGAAAACATCTACCAGAAATTGCAGGTTCATTCTAAAATGGAAGCGGTGGAAATGGCGAAGAAAAATCGGTTGATTTAA